Below is a genomic region from Lycium ferocissimum isolate CSIRO_LF1 unplaced genomic scaffold, AGI_CSIRO_Lferr_CH_V1 ctg10559, whole genome shotgun sequence.
GCTTGATTGTCTCGGACACCGACCAACTGATCGCAATAGGCCCGCAAGTGCGGCTTAGGATTGCCTGTCCCGTTAAACAATTCCAATCGGGGTACTTTGAAACCTTCGGGTAAATCCAAATTGGGATGCATGCACAAATCGTCATAGCTTAGACCTGTGCTAGTAAGGGTAGTCCTCATACATCGTTCCAATATTGCAGTCGTCTTCCGCTCGAGcctttcctcctttttttcctGTTCGGCCTTCCATGCCTTTTCCATTTCTTCATAGTGGTCAATTTCTCGATCGGGCGAGAATGTGCCTGGTGTGACAGGTGTGTGGAAAGAAGCAACAGGGCGAATTCGAGTAATAGGGGTGTTTTTGTCATTAGGTAGTGGGGTGATGCTTGGTTGTATAGAGATGCCATAGTGGGTATTTTGTGGTGTTGGGTAAGAAGGGATGGAGTGGGCGGTTCCAGGAATTTGGTTGGTGTTAAATGGTGGTGGGGTATGGCTTGAAGCGCCAATGTGTCCATCAGTGAGGGTAAATGGCATGGTAGTCATAACGGACCTGGCAGGGAAGTGATCTGGTAATGGTCAGTTCAGAGATGGAAAAAATTGTGGAGGGCTTCTTTCCTTGGTAGGGGCCTCTCGAGCAGCATTGGCAGCTTTGTTTCATGCCACTTCCCCTTGAAGGTGGGCAATCTTTTCAAACATCATCTTCATGATG
It encodes:
- the LOC132041533 gene encoding uncharacterized protein LOC132041533, producing the protein MPFTLTDGHIGASSHTPPPFNTNQIPGTAHSIPSYPTPQNTHYGISIQPSITPLPNDKNTPITRIRPVASFHTPVTPGTFSPDREIDHYEEMEKAWKAEQEKKEERLERKTTAILERCMRTTLTSTGLSYDDLCMHPNLDLPEGFKVPRLELFNGTGNPKPHLRAYCDQLVGVRDNQALIM